DNA from Solanum stenotomum isolate F172 chromosome 3, ASM1918654v1, whole genome shotgun sequence:
TTTTAGACGAGTTTTCAAAATTAGATTGGGTAAATAGATGCATTTTACAGGCACAATCAATCTCGAAGTTTATATACAACAATTCTCCATTACTTGATCTCATGAAAAAGTTCACTGGAGGACAAGAGATCATTAAGACTGGTATCACGAAGTCTGTATCAAACTTCCTCTCTTTGCAATGTCTATTGAAGTATAGGTCAAGAttgaaagttatttttaacaGTCCAGAGCTTGCTGCCAATTCTGCTTATACAAACAAATCGCAAAGTGTTAATTGTATCGCTATTCTGGATGACAATGACTTTTGGAGGACAGCTGAAGAGTGTGTTGCTGTTTCTGAACCCTTTCTCAAAGTTATGAGAGAAGTTTCTGGAGGAAAGCAAGCTGTGGGAACTATATATGAACTACTGACCAGAGCAAAGGAATCTATAAGGACATACTATATTATGGATGAAATAAAGTGCAAGACATTTTTAGATATAGTGGATAAGAACTGGAAGAACAACCTCCACTCTCCTCTGCATTCAGCAGCTGCCTTTTTGAATCCTGGCATCCAATATAACCCAGAAGTCAAGTTTCTTGGGTCAATAAAAGAAGATTTTTTCAGAGTGCTGGAGAAGCTGCTACCAACTCCCGAACTGAGGCGAGATATCACTACTCAAATCCTTTTATATACACGGGCATCTGGGATGTTTGGTTGTAATCTGGCGAAGGAAGCAATTGATACTGTTCCTCCAGGTATACTTGAAGCTTTACATTTTTTGCATCCCATTTACATAATAGTGATAATTCTACAAACTTAAAGCAATCCTAAGAAAAATCTTGTCTGTTTATTCTTCTTGAGATAGTAGAAAGGCTGACCAGCATCTTCTACATTAAAGATATCATAGGTCATGTTTATGTTCCTCGTGTCACACCCCTCTTACACATCCATCGGTCCCTCTCCTCGTCAAGACCTGCCTGGAATCAAGGTCATTTTCTCGCAGTTTTTGCTGCCGAGATGAGGTGAGACCTGAACTGTTGACAAGTTAACTTGTCCTTGGATCGTAAGTTCTATATGAGTTCTTTCCTCTGCAAATTCTGCTTGCTGTTCTTCTATTGTTGCCCTAGCATGCTCCAGGTCTATCTCAGGGTCTGAATGGTGGACTGATAATCTCTCTCCACATTTAGCCATGCTTGCTTATTTGTCTTCTCCACCCCGGCTTTCTGGTCTATGCCCCCCCTTCACGAATCCTTCGGGAGTTGATTCTAGGGGAGTTTGATTATGAAATCATGTTAAGTACCAGCGGTCCACTTCACCTCAGTCACGGTGGGCCACCATATTGTGAAAACCTGAAAGCAAACATGTGGCCTGAACTTTTAAGGATTTCGGAGATCCTAAGAGGTATGTCAGGGAAAAACTCTTACATAAATTCCCGCATCTCCTCGTCTGGGGGTACAAACTGGCGTCAACCGAGTGGTCTCATAATTCTAAGAGGCACATAAGGCTGGACGCCTTGAAACCCCATAAGATTAGAAATAGACGAAAAGAAATGTATATCACCTCTTTTGAGGGGAGTGGGACCAATGATATACATGTCTTCTTTCGGTCTACTTATCATCTTAATGGGGCTTCGGGTTGTCCAGCCTTATGTGTGTCTCAGAGTTATGCGAAAACTTGGTCGAAGTTAGCCATTGTCCTCAGTTGAGTTCTGCCCTGACATCCCTCTTAGGAGCTCTGAAATCCTTGAAGTCTTGGGCAAATGTTCTGCTCTCAGTTTTCACAACATCGACCGACCGTGACGCTGGTACTTAACATGGTTTCATATTCAacactccccccccccccctcccctccCACCCCCCCACCAGGATCAATGCCCAAAGGATTCGTGAAGATGATAATTAACCAAGCATGATTAGACGTGGATAATGATTACCAGTCAAGGTTCTAGGCTTTAGAGTACTATAGAAGTTGAGTATTCAAACCTTGCTATAGACGAaagcctggtatttaagtgAAAAAAGGTTGAAGAGTGGGCCCATTATCTGCTGAGTTTCAAACCTTGGTCCTCAAGGATTGCTACCAGTATTTGTTGTGGTTGCTACCCCTTAAGTTAAGTAAAACCAAACCCTCAGgggttggcctgctggcaattgacttgagccttggggtttgctccctttcaaggtctcaagttcgaaacccactaggtgcaaacaatttctgagggccatcggactgggtaaaacctgaattaaccgtggtgcacttgcgggaaactccttgccgagggcctgtgcacccccgggattagttggggctcaaagagactcggacacccagtgcaaataaaaaaaaaagttaagtaAAACCATAAGTTGATAAAAAGCAGTTGTACTTGCATGGCAATTCTGCCTCGGAATACATACATATCACTTCCTGCAAGATTAAGTATTCGGGGAAGCATTTAAGTTGGTAGAACTTctcaaatatatgaaaaatgtaTTGCCCCTAAAAGTTGGAAGACAACACTAATGATTGGTATGCATTAACTTGTAATAAGACTTTGGTACTGGCTTAAAACACAGATTAAGTTGAAATTATATCGAGTTGATCTGTAACTATGTGTCTCCTGTGGACTGCATCAATTGCATGGACATTCTACAGCATGTCATAAATAACTTTTAATTCTGTTAATAGTTTTCTATCCTCTCGTTTGCATCTGATAgattaaagaaaaatgactgCTGACAACACATCATGCTTTTCACACTAGGTTTTCTTCATAGCCTAACTAATTTTCAATGGACTAACGCAACAGAAATGCACTGTAGGTATCTGGTGGGAACAGTATGGTGATGCTGCTCCTACATTGCAAAGAGTTGCTATTAAAATACTTAGCCAAGTGTGCAGTACGTTCACTTTTGAGCGACATTGGAGCACATTTCAGCAAATCCATTCTGAGAAGCGCAATAAGATTGATAAGGAAACACTTTTAGACCTTGTTTACATAAATTATAATCTGAAGCTAGCACGGTATTTGGTTTCTAAACCTCCTGAGGAAGATCCTCTCCAACTAGATGACATAGATATGACATCTGAGTGGGTGGAAGAGGCAGAAAatcctagtccaactcagtgGCTTGATAGATTTGGTTCGGGTCTGGATGGGAATGACTTGAACACACGACAATTTACTGCTGCAATATTTGGTCCCGGTGACAACATATTTGGTTTGTGATCATGTTGACTGTTCACCCCTTAAATGCACATACACATTTAGTCGACATAACAGTGTCTTGGaattgtatttttctttcatgtaaATACCTAGTTAGGGGTGATGTAAATTCCAAATTTCCCTTCGATTGTTCATGTAAAAGGGCAAGCAAGTTTGATGTTCTTATACCGATCTTGATCAGCTTCAAAATTGAATCAGTAGATCCAACCTTCCAATGCATTTACACATGATTAACACAGGTGGTGACTGGTGTGCAATGCTCAGCAATGACAATTGAATATAACTCGACAATTGACATGGAAGAAGAATAATCGCTAACAGCCAAATATGTTTATCGCAATCTGTAGCTATCAGTAACGCCAGACATCACTTATTTAAAAGTTAATAATAGGGCTTATCAGAAAATATATCATCTGCACACAAGTAAATGGCTAAACATACATTTACAATGGAATTATAAGGTTTGAATTATAATGTATTgacacattcattacattacatgctcaataaaattattatgatgAATTGCCGAGCAATTGAGCTGCTGCCTTATCTTTATCGTTGTCATTCATCAGTAAGGCATCTGCAACACTGTTAGATGAGAATCCCATCTCTTTCAAGAGAGTATATCCCTCCACAAATTCCTTGACCTGAAAGAAagttgttgaaattgtttagAAGAGCTAATGAATGGTCACATTTACTATAGAGACAAGTACTCCTTAATGCTATTGAACAAATTATTATATAACACTTCTCCACTTGACCATGCTGCCATCTCGGTGACAAATTAAAATGTCATGATTTGCTTTTCAgtaactaaaattcaaaatttgtaaacATTACTGTAAATATTTCCAAAATGGTTTTATGATGCAGTTAGTTGTATCATGTTGTACTTTCATGCACTTTCCAGATATGTGAACCCTATTTTCAAAGAAGAATCTAGTCATTTACCGATTTCACTACAAAAATTAGTTAAGTTGATTCCTCAgtgaataaaatttgaaattcgaCCAAGGACACGGGATCATAAGAAATGGAAATTCTTGTGGAGAAATGTCttcacaaaaattaattttaggtAATTTTGGTAAATAACTAATATGACAATGCTCATAGTGCCACATCCAAACATATATGTAAGAGAAGCATGTAAAGGATATATACCTTGATAGGATTATCTCCATAATTTGCAACTGCTATTGCCACAGCCTCTCTATTGAAACCAGATGTTGCGTATTTGTTCATCATAGGATCTCCAGTGTATCCCTACattcaagaaagaaaaatatatatccaAGTAAGAAAAGATTCattcaaatttcaacaaaaagacCACAGATCAGAATCACATTGAGTTTCTTAACTGCAGAACATTCAATGTAGTCCACATTCCAAAACTTCTgggaaaaatattctaaaaaaaagcACATGATGCACTCTTTGGAACCAATGcttagttatttttatatatatatcaaacatTTAAGGAAGCTAACTACCTTTGTCCAGAGACTTGATATTTAATATCCTAAAAAATGTCATAAAATAAAGGgcaaagggtcaaatatgcccctaaactatttgaaaaggtctagatataccctccgtttaaagtttggctcactcatgccctcgccgtccaacttttcgtataaatatgcccttatgggcgttagTTGGCCTGCTGGACATATCCAGttcattttccatttctttaaaTGCCACGTGGAATTGCCACCTCATTTTGACTTTACTACAtgacatttatatgaaaatggaaagaGATCAATTATGCCCCTAAAAAATTCGAACCCATAAACACCTAATCCGACCCATAAATCAACCCcctttttaaataaactaccctacctgttttcaacaattttgtttaaatttttatttttttcggtaaatcccgaaaatttgtaattgattaataaaaaataggaaaaatatgaaaaaaatataaaattaatgccaaaaattcacaaataaatattgtaaccttaaattcaacaatttcaacaaattttttaaagttttttttttttcggtaaatcccaaaaatgagtaattgattaataaaaaatatgaaaaaaaaaaaaaaaattaacgccaaaaaatcacaaataaatactgtaaccttaaattcaaaaatttcaagtaACCTTCCTCCCTAATTGCTTgtttttctctcaaacaccaaaTCTCTCCTGCATAACTAAATCCTAATAGCAACTTTTTGCTTTGAATATTACTCATAATTGTGAGTCATCTAGCTATGAAGAGTCAGCTCTTGATCCTGCTTGGCAAACAACCC
Protein-coding regions in this window:
- the LOC125858312 gene encoding uncharacterized protein LOC125858312 isoform X1 translates to MVREKDVCWEYAEKLDGNKVRCKFCLRILNGGISRLKHHLSRLPSKGVNPCTKVRDDVTDRVRDIIGSKEPPSTKKHKLIETKALANISPEKPLLSVEPITPIARIFPPIGQAISSSGNNQENAERSIALFFFENKIDFGVARSSSYHQMIEAVGKCGSGFIGPSPETLKATWLERIKSEVSLQSKDVEKEWAMTGCTLIAETWTENKMKALINFLVSSPSRTFFYKSVDASSYFKNLKCLSELFDSIIQDFGPENVVQVIVDNTLHCTGIVNHILQNYGNVFVSPCASQCINAILDEFSKLDWVNRCILQAQSISKFIYNNSPLLDLMKKFTGGQEIIKTGITKSVSNFLSLQCLLKYRSRLKVIFNSPELAANSAYTNKSQSVNCIAILDDNDFWRTAEECVAVSEPFLKVMREVSGGKQAVGTIYELLTRAKESIRTYYIMDEIKCKTFLDIVDKNWKNNLHSPLHSAAAFLNPGIQYNPEVKFLGSIKEDFFRVLEKLLPTPELRRDITTQILLYTRASGMFGCNLAKEAIDTVPPGIWWEQYGDAAPTLQRVAIKILSQVCSTFTFERHWSTFQQIHSEKRNKIDKETLLDLVYINYNLKLARYLVSKPPEEDPLQLDDIDMTSEWVEEAENPSPTQWLDRFGSGLDGNDLNTRQFTAAIFGPGDNIFGL
- the LOC125858312 gene encoding uncharacterized protein LOC125858312 isoform X2; this encodes MVREKDVCWEYAEKLDGNKVRCKFCLRILNGGISRLKHHLSRLPSKGVNPCTKVRDDVTDRVRDIIGSKEPPSTKKHKLIETKALANISPEKPLLSVEPITPIARIFPPIGQAISSSGNNQENAERSIALFFFENKIDFGVARSSSYHQMIEAVGKCGSGFIGPSPETLKATWLERIKSEVSLQSKDVEKEWAMTGCTLIAETWTENKMKALINFLVSSPSRTFFYKSVDASSYFKNLKCLSELFDSIIQDFGPENVVQAQSISKFIYNNSPLLDLMKKFTGGQEIIKTGITKSVSNFLSLQCLLKYRSRLKVIFNSPELAANSAYTNKSQSVNCIAILDDNDFWRTAEECVAVSEPFLKVMREVSGGKQAVGTIYELLTRAKESIRTYYIMDEIKCKTFLDIVDKNWKNNLHSPLHSAAAFLNPGIQYNPEVKFLGSIKEDFFRVLEKLLPTPELRRDITTQILLYTRASGMFGCNLAKEAIDTVPPGIWWEQYGDAAPTLQRVAIKILSQVCSTFTFERHWSTFQQIHSEKRNKIDKETLLDLVYINYNLKLARYLVSKPPEEDPLQLDDIDMTSEWVEEAENPSPTQWLDRFGSGLDGNDLNTRQFTAAIFGPGDNIFGL